The Candidatus Neomarinimicrobiota bacterium genomic interval TGGTCTTGGGAATGATTGCGTGGCTGGTGCCCGCCCCGGTCTTCAAAACCGTTGAGACGGTGTAGAACCGTTTGCTGGGTTCGATTCCCAGGCGTTCCCGCTGATACTCTGAGGTGAGTTCTCCCGATAGAATCGGGATCACGCGTTCCCGCTAAAAGTATGGGCTGGGTTCTCCCGATAGAATCGGGACGTAGACGGGGCGTTCCCGCGAATTTTATGATAGCAGGATTCTCAGCTTGCCCGGCGTAAACGCCGTCAGGTGGTGAAGACGGGCCTGTCCCGCGTAGCGATTTATCCATCGTAACGAAGTGTAGATGGAAGCGTAGCGGGGGCGTTCCAGACGGTAATGTCAACAGGTTATTCTGGTCTGTGAAGCCTGATGGGAAGATATCGGACAAAATATTCGAAATCTTTATCCGTTGTAAAAATCGGCACATTGTGCCGTTCTGAGACAGCACAGATCAAGAAATCGGTATTGGATCCCTGAATTCCCTTTGATCGACAGATGTTAAAGAATTCGGCTGCCCGTTCATAGTCCAACGTGATCATGTCCAGGTCCCAGAACGCTCTCAGATGATCGCGAACGACTTCAAAGTGAGAATACGTCAGTATTCCTGACAGAATTTCCTGACGAATTGGACCGATCATCCGAGCCCTAAGCTCTTCTACGAGTCCTCTAAATTCGACTGTAATAACATCATCGGAAGAGGTCTTCCTCCTCAGAACCGAAGACCATACCGAAGTATCAACCAGAACTTTCACGCTTTCGTTCTCTGTTTCTTGTAGTCATAGTCCGCATCAAAATTGATCTTTCCGACCAAATCAAATAACTTTAGTTGCTCGCGGCGTTCAATATATTCTTCTAACGCTTCAGTAACGGTGGCCTTTTTTGTTCGATGTCCACCGATTCTTAGAGCTTCATCCAGTAATTTGTCTTCTATTCCAAGGTTTGTTGGCATAGTACTACCTCCATGTCTGCTTTACACAAATATATGCATATTGTTGTGTAGATACAATCACATATGTGTGTAGTTAGCGTCATCAAGGCTGACCCCGCATATTTCGTCCCATAATCTGGGTCGGACCGAGCTATATTATTGATATTCAAAGGAAATCGTTCCCCAAATAAGTGTTTTCAAGCTTTAACACGCCATTTTCAGGGGGAAGGGGGTTACATCTCAAGAATTAAGTCTTGACGTTTTCTGCGTGTCTGCCTTCTATTTGTTTATACTTTTGTCCTGAGCCATCATTCATTGAAAGGCAGATATTTTAATATTTAAGATGTGGCCGTATGCCGTGTATAACGTATGACCCGTGGGTTAAAGTCCCACCCTGGGAGTTGTCAGTTCGCCCAGGTAGTTTGAGGGAGGTGTTAGGGGTAACCCGAAGCGCCGAGTTCCCTGACAGAGCCCCT includes:
- a CDS encoding PIN domain-containing protein yields the protein MKVLVDTSVWSSVLRRKTSSDDVITVEFRGLVEELRARMIGPIRQEILSGILTYSHFEVVRDHLRAFWDLDMITLDYERAAEFFNICRSKGIQGSNTDFLICAVSERHNVPIFTTDKDFEYFVRYLPIRLHRPE
- a CDS encoding type II toxin-antitoxin system VapB family antitoxin, whose product is MPTNLGIEDKLLDEALRIGGHRTKKATVTEALEEYIERREQLKLFDLVGKINFDADYDYKKQRTKA